In Paraburkholderia terrae, a genomic segment contains:
- a CDS encoding porin, whose amino-acid sequence MKKLIVIASGVASVCAVNIAHAQSSVTLYGVIDNGIEYQNPGTGSVTRAESGGLFASRYGLKGSEDIGSGLHVNFQLEQGFSGVTGAASNSAAAFNRQAWVGMSGSFGEMRFGLQNTPQYIFMNPELDPLAVMSVASPMNNFNSLTVRVNNAISYFTPTVYGLTAQFMVAMRDATTKPTNGLQFYNAAVRYVNGPFRAAAGYEQAANAAGTSILKIFNAGASVGVGAARFYLAYHTERQTDDSTKREVYEASGSYLISPADTVALLYGYAHDRTGQGNNAQQVGLAYEHFLSKVTTLYASAGFIQNRNQAHFTLNGTAYTGVTVAPGNNTRGITLGMVHTF is encoded by the coding sequence ATGAAGAAGCTGATCGTTATCGCATCGGGCGTCGCGAGTGTATGCGCCGTCAACATTGCACACGCGCAATCGTCGGTCACGTTGTACGGCGTGATCGACAATGGCATCGAGTATCAGAATCCGGGTACGGGGTCTGTGACGCGTGCGGAATCGGGCGGACTGTTTGCGAGCCGATATGGATTGAAAGGCAGCGAGGATATCGGCAGTGGCCTGCACGTCAACTTTCAACTGGAGCAGGGCTTTTCAGGCGTGACAGGGGCGGCTTCGAATTCGGCCGCCGCCTTCAATCGACAGGCATGGGTCGGCATGTCGGGTAGCTTCGGTGAGATGCGTTTTGGGCTTCAAAACACGCCTCAATACATCTTCATGAACCCCGAACTCGATCCGCTCGCAGTGATGAGCGTCGCGTCGCCGATGAACAACTTCAACAGCCTGACGGTGCGCGTCAACAACGCGATCTCCTACTTCACGCCGACCGTCTACGGCCTGACTGCGCAGTTCATGGTCGCCATGCGCGATGCGACGACAAAGCCCACGAACGGATTGCAGTTCTATAACGCGGCTGTCCGTTACGTGAACGGACCGTTCCGCGCAGCGGCCGGCTATGAGCAGGCCGCCAACGCGGCGGGAACGTCGATACTGAAAATTTTCAACGCTGGTGCGTCTGTTGGAGTAGGCGCGGCGCGCTTCTATCTGGCGTACCACACAGAACGGCAAACCGACGACAGCACGAAGCGCGAGGTCTACGAAGCATCGGGATCGTATCTGATCAGTCCCGCCGACACGGTGGCGCTGCTGTACGGTTATGCGCACGATAGAACGGGTCAAGGAAACAACGCGCAGCAAGTCGGTCTTGCTTACGAACACTTTCTTTCCAAGGTCACGACGCTTTACGCATCGGCCGGATTCATCCAGAACCGGAACCAGGCGCACTTCACGCTGAACGGCACGGCGTACACGGGCGTGACGGTTGCGCCCGGCAACAATACGCGCGGCATCACGCTCGGAATGGTGCATACGTTCTGA
- a CDS encoding phosphate ABC transporter substrate-binding protein produces MTTTLTEVPTLRTNLATYPVTKAMKDGRVASDLVNLDFCGPTPAHNGFKAMVRENKFDAGELAIVTFLQAKAYGKPYVLLPAPISGRFQHHCAGFNIDFGHLNPKDIEGKKVGVRTYTQTTALWIRGILRHEYGVDLDKVTWMTLGDGHLAEYRDPNNCERLPAGSSIPQMMLDGELSAALLGEDMPKDPRVRTLVPDAQAAAKDWFAREGVVPINHMFVVHEDLSKKHPDVVRELYRMIVESRALTEGGVPNVFPPIGLEANRKGIQLAIDWALDQKIIPHRLTVDELFDDVTGSLG; encoded by the coding sequence ATGACTACCACTCTCACTGAGGTGCCGACGCTGCGCACCAATCTCGCCACTTATCCCGTGACGAAGGCGATGAAGGACGGACGGGTTGCATCGGACCTCGTCAATCTCGACTTCTGCGGACCGACGCCCGCGCATAACGGCTTCAAGGCGATGGTGCGCGAGAACAAGTTCGATGCGGGTGAACTGGCGATCGTCACGTTCCTGCAGGCCAAGGCGTATGGCAAGCCCTATGTGCTGCTGCCGGCGCCGATCTCGGGCCGCTTCCAGCATCATTGCGCGGGCTTCAATATCGACTTTGGCCATTTGAATCCAAAGGATATCGAAGGCAAGAAGGTCGGCGTGCGCACCTATACGCAGACGACGGCGCTGTGGATTCGCGGCATTCTGCGCCACGAATACGGTGTCGATCTCGACAAGGTGACGTGGATGACACTCGGCGACGGCCATCTCGCCGAGTATCGCGATCCGAACAATTGCGAGCGCTTGCCGGCGGGCTCGTCGATCCCGCAGATGATGCTCGACGGCGAACTGAGCGCTGCGTTGCTCGGCGAAGACATGCCGAAAGACCCACGCGTGCGCACGCTCGTTCCCGATGCGCAGGCTGCCGCGAAAGACTGGTTCGCGCGTGAAGGCGTGGTCCCCATCAATCACATGTTCGTCGTGCATGAGGACCTTTCGAAGAAGCACCCTGACGTGGTTCGCGAGTTGTACCGGATGATCGTCGAAAGCCGCGCGCTGACGGAAGGCGGCGTGCCCAACGTGTTTCCGCCTATCGGGCTGGAGGCGAACCGCAAGGGCATCCAGCTGGCCATCGATTGGGCGCTCGATCAGAAGATCATTCCGCATCGGCTGACGGTAGACGAACTGTTCGATGACGTCACAGGCAGTCTGGGCTGA
- a CDS encoding protocatechuate 3,4-dioxygenase, protein MAKIVFGMAVPHSGMLGQAPEDWLKNGERDRNNPELWYRNRTWTYPELEAHREAAFEKYLTLEERTARAARCRAALDEMAAAYRDAKIDVAIILGKDQKEIFTDFSPSIAIYSGEEVHNGPPQRSVYAPDHHVTHKCHPQLATYLIDHFQKEDFDLTDLFAWPDNVWMKPLPEYPVVPHAYSFVYHQIMSDDPPPHVPVIMNCFYPPTQPSMSRCIEFGRVLRDAITAWPEDVRVGIFASGGLSHFVNDEEFDHRIMKMLAEYDYDGLAAVDDRSYQSGTSEIKLYVSVMKAVQETGAEMTLVDYVPCWRTPAGTGEGMGFMYWKAAD, encoded by the coding sequence ATGGCGAAGATCGTATTCGGGATGGCAGTGCCGCATAGCGGCATGCTGGGCCAGGCACCGGAAGACTGGCTCAAGAACGGCGAGCGCGATCGCAACAATCCGGAACTGTGGTATCGCAACCGGACGTGGACATATCCCGAACTGGAAGCGCACCGCGAAGCCGCGTTCGAGAAGTATCTGACGCTGGAAGAACGCACCGCGCGCGCCGCGCGCTGCCGTGCCGCGCTCGACGAAATGGCGGCGGCATACCGCGACGCGAAGATCGATGTCGCGATCATTCTGGGCAAGGATCAAAAGGAAATCTTCACTGACTTCTCGCCGTCGATTGCGATCTACAGCGGCGAGGAAGTACACAACGGTCCGCCGCAACGTTCCGTGTACGCACCGGACCATCACGTCACACACAAGTGTCATCCGCAACTCGCCACGTATCTGATCGACCATTTCCAGAAAGAAGACTTCGATCTGACCGATCTGTTCGCATGGCCCGACAACGTGTGGATGAAGCCGCTGCCTGAGTATCCCGTGGTGCCGCATGCGTACAGCTTCGTGTATCACCAGATCATGAGCGACGATCCGCCGCCGCATGTGCCCGTCATCATGAACTGCTTCTATCCGCCGACGCAGCCGTCGATGTCGCGCTGCATCGAGTTCGGACGCGTGTTGCGCGACGCGATTACCGCATGGCCCGAGGATGTGCGCGTCGGCATTTTCGCGTCGGGTGGACTGTCGCACTTCGTCAATGACGAAGAGTTCGATCACCGCATCATGAAGATGCTGGCCGAGTACGACTACGACGGTCTCGCTGCCGTGGACGACCGCTCGTATCAGTCGGGCACCTCGGAAATCAAACTCTATGTGAGCGTGATGAAGGCCGTGCAGGAAACGGGCGCGGAGATGACGCTGGTCGACTACGTGCCGTGCTGGCGCACACCCGCGGGAACCGGCGAAGGCATGGGCTTCATGTACTGGAAAGCCGCTGACTGA
- a CDS encoding HpcH/HpaI aldolase family protein, translating to MSDSRLNSIIRAFESGKPAFAAFSKLDKQSAIEMSDAPYDGIVFEMEHNPYDVSALGDALQYMLSRKQIVESGSVAPRVTPIARIPANGAEMNQAFAKQVLDRGAYGVVWPHVSTVEQAYNAVASCRYARPNNAPLYEPKGIRGDGPATAARYWGLSMADYYKKADVWPLAPHGEILVGLMCESTEAIENLDDILSNVPGIGFILIGEGDLSQQLGYPRDYEHPVVADAMRQIVSICHKHNVVVGNPHVNAKNHKRLLEEGYRFLMSAPLKSYGVVGMAREMAGY from the coding sequence ATGAGCGATTCGCGCCTGAACAGCATCATTCGCGCTTTCGAATCCGGCAAGCCCGCGTTTGCCGCGTTTTCCAAACTGGACAAACAGTCGGCCATCGAGATGAGCGACGCGCCGTATGACGGCATCGTCTTCGAAATGGAGCACAACCCGTACGACGTGTCGGCACTCGGCGACGCGTTGCAATACATGCTCAGCCGCAAGCAGATCGTCGAATCCGGCTCGGTCGCGCCACGCGTGACGCCGATCGCCCGTATTCCCGCCAACGGCGCCGAAATGAATCAGGCGTTTGCGAAGCAGGTGCTCGATCGCGGCGCGTATGGCGTGGTGTGGCCACATGTGTCGACAGTCGAGCAGGCCTATAACGCCGTCGCGTCGTGCCGCTACGCGCGACCCAACAATGCTCCGCTGTACGAGCCGAAAGGCATACGCGGCGACGGCCCGGCAACGGCCGCGCGCTACTGGGGCTTGAGCATGGCCGACTACTACAAGAAGGCCGATGTGTGGCCTTTGGCGCCGCATGGGGAAATCCTCGTCGGATTGATGTGCGAGAGCACCGAGGCGATCGAAAACCTCGACGACATTCTGTCGAATGTGCCCGGCATTGGTTTCATTCTGATCGGCGAAGGCGATCTGAGTCAGCAACTCGGCTATCCGCGCGACTACGAGCACCCCGTCGTAGCCGATGCGATGCGGCAGATCGTTTCGATTTGCCATAAGCACAATGTCGTCGTCGGCAATCCGCATGTGAACGCGAAGAATCACAAGCGGTTGCTGGAAGAAGGTTACCGCTTCCTGATGTCGGCGCCGCTGAAGAGCTATGGCGTCGTCGGCATGGCGCGCGAGATGGCGGGGTATTGA
- a CDS encoding amidohydrolase family protein, giving the protein MIIDCHGHFTTVPASFRAWRAKQVEFANDPANAPSRDGARVSDDEIREAIGNGQLKLQRERGSDLTLFSPIAGLMSHHLGNERTSLEWAEVSNDLVYRVTELYPDNFAPVCQLPQSPGAAPANSIKELRRCVEQLGFVGCNLNPDPTGGYWTGKPMTDREWYPLYEALVDLDVPAMIHVAASCNPCFHGTGAHYLNADTSVFMQLLQGDLFKDFPTLRLVIPHGGGAVPYHWGRYRGMSLEMRERPLEGLLNNIFFDSCVYHQPGVELLTKVVPSDNVLFGSEMIGAVRGKDPLTGQYFDDTKRYIDGCAALTDEDRYKIFEGNARRVYPRLDARLKARGK; this is encoded by the coding sequence ATGATTATCGATTGCCACGGTCACTTCACGACCGTTCCCGCATCGTTTCGCGCCTGGCGCGCCAAACAGGTCGAGTTCGCGAACGACCCGGCCAATGCACCTTCGCGCGATGGCGCACGGGTGAGCGACGACGAAATCCGCGAAGCGATCGGCAACGGCCAGCTCAAGCTGCAACGCGAGCGCGGCAGCGACCTCACGCTGTTCTCGCCGATCGCCGGTTTGATGAGCCACCATCTGGGTAACGAGCGCACGAGCCTCGAATGGGCGGAAGTATCGAACGATCTCGTGTATCGCGTGACGGAACTGTATCCGGACAACTTCGCGCCCGTGTGCCAGTTGCCGCAATCGCCGGGCGCGGCGCCTGCCAATTCGATCAAGGAATTGCGGCGCTGTGTCGAGCAACTCGGTTTTGTCGGCTGCAATCTGAACCCCGATCCGACGGGCGGTTACTGGACTGGCAAGCCGATGACCGACCGCGAATGGTATCCGCTGTATGAAGCACTCGTCGACCTCGACGTGCCCGCGATGATTCACGTCGCAGCGTCGTGCAATCCGTGCTTTCACGGTACAGGCGCGCATTATCTGAATGCCGATACGTCGGTGTTCATGCAATTGCTGCAAGGCGACCTGTTCAAAGACTTCCCGACGCTGCGCCTCGTGATTCCGCACGGCGGCGGCGCGGTGCCTTATCACTGGGGGCGTTATCGCGGCATGTCGCTGGAAATGCGCGAGCGTCCGCTCGAAGGTCTGCTGAACAACATCTTCTTCGACTCGTGCGTGTATCACCAGCCGGGCGTCGAGCTGCTGACCAAGGTCGTGCCGTCGGACAACGTGCTGTTCGGCTCGGAGATGATCGGCGCGGTGCGTGGCAAAGACCCGCTAACGGGCCAGTACTTCGACGACACGAAGCGCTACATCGACGGCTGCGCGGCATTGACCGACGAAGACCGCTACAAGATTTTCGAAGGCAACGCGCGACGCGTCTACCCGCGCCTCGATGCGCGGCTCAAGGCGCGCGGCAAATGA
- a CDS encoding helix-turn-helix domain-containing protein translates to MNLEGSSVPFEGPCALLLPTECVHGLDYEVDVDRWVVTIEVAYLTQVNAKLHEFIELWASPRMIPLAESADAGMAFYSLMQRLKDEVESDAVGHVVGAEAMLTTLLLMLLREARLDQTGSESATRNDIRLVDRFRKLIDQHYRENLPLQDYASRMAVSLVQLRAACASATEQSPTKMIHARIITEAKRDLIFGNMSVEQIAFGLGFADAAYFTRFFRREVGQAPSQFRAAARQ, encoded by the coding sequence ATGAACCTGGAAGGCAGCAGCGTGCCGTTCGAAGGTCCCTGCGCATTGCTGTTGCCGACAGAATGCGTTCACGGCCTCGACTACGAAGTCGATGTCGACAGATGGGTCGTGACGATCGAGGTCGCCTATCTGACGCAAGTCAACGCGAAGCTCCACGAGTTCATCGAGTTGTGGGCGTCGCCGCGGATGATCCCGCTCGCGGAATCCGCCGACGCGGGAATGGCGTTCTACAGCCTGATGCAGCGCCTCAAGGATGAGGTCGAGTCCGACGCGGTCGGTCATGTGGTCGGTGCGGAAGCAATGCTGACCACGCTGCTGCTGATGTTGCTGCGTGAAGCGCGGCTCGACCAGACGGGCAGCGAGAGTGCAACGCGCAACGATATCCGCCTCGTCGACCGGTTCCGCAAACTGATCGACCAGCATTACCGCGAGAACCTGCCGCTGCAAGACTATGCATCGAGGATGGCGGTGTCATTGGTTCAACTTCGCGCAGCCTGTGCTTCCGCCACAGAGCAAAGTCCCACCAAGATGATTCACGCGCGGATCATCACCGAGGCTAAGCGCGATCTCATCTTTGGGAACATGTCGGTGGAGCAGATTGCTTTCGGGCTTGGCTTCGCTGATGCCGCGTACTTTACGCGCTTCTTCCGCAGAGAAGTGGGGCAGGCACCGAGCCAGTTCCGCGCGGCGGCGCGACAGTAG
- a CDS encoding ABC transporter substrate-binding protein, with product MLTRKVPLKIAIAEHPHTSAIRNGSIPIEGVDAEFITVQPQIGAFRRMVRDVEFDVCELAPTTYIIARAYGAPFVGLPIFVVRRFHHGGLLVRPDAGIKEPKDLEGKKVGVRAYSVTTGVWTRQVLIDEFGLDSSKVTWVVDDEEHVTQLKLPSNVIHAPAGSSLAEMMEKGELSAGFAAAAGIGRTGAPTGGWKEVDADYPDLLPNAAALEADYYKRTGVYPMHGTIVVKDSVLAEHPWIAKSIFDAFAQAKKDWLARLDAGEATSASDKKYLELRKIVGHDPLPYGLQENLKTIETLEATAFKQGLTPRRMSIGELFVDPQAR from the coding sequence ATGTTGACCAGAAAAGTGCCGCTCAAGATCGCCATCGCTGAGCATCCGCATACATCGGCTATCCGCAACGGCTCCATTCCCATCGAAGGCGTGGATGCCGAGTTCATCACCGTTCAGCCGCAAATCGGCGCGTTTCGCCGGATGGTGCGCGATGTCGAGTTCGACGTGTGCGAGCTGGCGCCGACGACTTACATCATCGCCCGTGCGTATGGCGCGCCCTTCGTCGGATTGCCGATCTTCGTCGTGCGCCGCTTTCATCACGGCGGGCTGCTGGTGCGTCCGGATGCCGGGATCAAGGAGCCGAAGGACCTCGAAGGCAAGAAGGTCGGCGTGCGCGCCTATTCGGTGACGACGGGCGTGTGGACGCGTCAGGTGCTGATCGACGAGTTCGGCCTCGATTCGTCGAAGGTGACGTGGGTGGTCGACGACGAAGAACACGTCACGCAACTCAAGCTGCCGTCGAATGTGATTCATGCGCCCGCCGGCAGTTCGCTGGCGGAAATGATGGAGAAGGGTGAACTGTCGGCGGGCTTCGCGGCTGCTGCGGGTATCGGCCGTACGGGCGCGCCGACAGGCGGCTGGAAGGAAGTCGACGCGGACTATCCGGACCTGCTGCCCAACGCAGCCGCGCTCGAAGCCGATTACTACAAGCGCACGGGCGTGTATCCGATGCACGGCACGATCGTCGTGAAGGATTCGGTGCTGGCCGAGCATCCGTGGATCGCGAAGTCGATCTTCGACGCGTTCGCGCAGGCGAAGAAAGACTGGCTGGCGCGGCTCGACGCGGGTGAAGCGACGAGCGCAAGCGACAAGAAGTATCTCGAACTGCGCAAGATCGTCGGACACGATCCGCTGCCGTACGGTCTGCAGGAAAACCTCAAGACGATCGAAACGCTGGAAGCCACCGCGTTCAAGCAAGGGTTGACGCCGCGCCGCATGTCGATTGGCGAACTCTTCGTCGATCCACAAGCGCGCTGA
- a CDS encoding methyl-accepting chemotaxis protein: MRISTRLIVLVTVALLGIACVVAVSLHALSNALIANRQAEAVNLLTKAEHMIQSYRALEASGKMTRDEAQAAAKRTLNALNADKKSYYWVMNPNGLMLVHPVDELIGRRMVGKGALPGETDLDAYRRGLSNSHYALVDVLIQRSQNGKYEAKLQGVVAVPEWEWWIGTGFFYDDIDAAFWRTATRLLAISAAILAVVCLMAWYMTKSIRKTLGGEPADAAAFAAQIAAGNLAAEIDLASADRGSLMFALHEMKLKLRELVRDIQLTSESIATGSSEISQGNTDLSQRTEEQAASLQETAASMEQLTTTVQHNADNARQASQLAVQASAASKSGGEAVDQVVGTMQGIVEQSRKIGDIIGVIEGIAFQTNILALNAAVEAARAGEEGRGFAVVAGEVRSLAQRSASAAKDIKALIQASLVRVDEGTGQVADAGERMREILQSIARVSDIMGEIAAASTEQSTGIEQVNRAVSQMDEVTQQNAALVEQAAAAAASLDDQAARLRASVKQFRLA, from the coding sequence ATGAGAATTTCCACCCGACTGATCGTGCTGGTCACCGTGGCACTACTGGGCATAGCCTGTGTCGTCGCCGTGTCGCTTCATGCGTTGAGCAATGCGCTGATTGCCAACCGCCAGGCCGAAGCGGTCAATCTTCTGACGAAAGCAGAACACATGATCCAGTCATACCGCGCGCTCGAAGCAAGCGGCAAGATGACGCGAGACGAAGCGCAGGCGGCTGCGAAACGCACATTGAATGCGCTCAACGCCGACAAGAAGAGCTACTACTGGGTGATGAATCCAAACGGCCTGATGCTCGTGCATCCCGTCGACGAGTTGATCGGCAGGCGCATGGTCGGGAAAGGCGCGTTGCCGGGCGAAACGGATCTGGACGCTTACCGGCGTGGTTTGTCGAACAGTCACTACGCACTCGTCGACGTGCTGATCCAGCGCTCGCAGAACGGCAAGTACGAGGCGAAGCTGCAAGGCGTCGTCGCGGTTCCCGAATGGGAATGGTGGATCGGCACCGGCTTTTTCTACGACGACATCGACGCTGCCTTCTGGCGTACCGCCACCCGCCTGCTCGCGATTTCGGCGGCGATTCTCGCGGTGGTGTGCCTGATGGCGTGGTACATGACGAAGAGCATTCGCAAGACGCTCGGCGGCGAACCTGCGGACGCCGCCGCATTCGCCGCGCAGATCGCGGCAGGCAATCTGGCCGCTGAGATCGATCTCGCATCGGCGGATCGCGGCAGCCTGATGTTCGCGCTGCACGAGATGAAGCTCAAATTGCGCGAACTCGTGCGCGACATCCAGCTCACCAGCGAATCCATCGCAACGGGATCGAGTGAAATCTCGCAAGGCAACACCGACCTGTCGCAACGAACGGAGGAGCAGGCGGCATCGCTGCAGGAAACGGCCGCGAGCATGGAGCAACTGACGACGACCGTGCAGCACAACGCCGACAACGCGCGCCAGGCCAGCCAGCTTGCCGTGCAGGCGTCGGCGGCGAGCAAGAGCGGCGGCGAAGCGGTCGACCAGGTGGTCGGCACGATGCAGGGCATCGTCGAACAGTCGCGCAAGATTGGCGACATCATCGGCGTGATCGAAGGCATTGCGTTTCAAACCAACATTCTCGCGTTGAACGCGGCCGTCGAGGCAGCGCGCGCCGGCGAGGAAGGCCGTGGCTTCGCGGTCGTCGCGGGCGAAGTGCGCTCGCTTGCGCAACGCAGCGCATCGGCGGCGAAGGACATCAAGGCGCTGATCCAGGCATCGCTTGTGCGTGTCGACGAAGGCACCGGTCAGGTTGCCGACGCGGGCGAACGGATGCGCGAAATCCTTCAATCGATTGCACGCGTGAGCGACATCATGGGCGAGATCGCAGCGGCATCGACCGAACAGAGCACGGGCATCGAGCAGGTCAACCGTGCTGTCTCGCAGATGGATGAAGTCACACAACAGAATGCCGCGCTGGTCGAACAGGCTGCGGCGGCGGCTGCATCTCTCGACGATCAGGCTGCACGCCTGCGCGCTTCCGTTAAGCAGTTCCGACTCGCCTGA
- a CDS encoding amidohydrolase family protein yields the protein MTSIVDIHPHIISDDEGAYPPAPLFGKRSEWSKERPTTVETLIAAMDDAGVAKAAVVHSSTTYGFDNSYVVDGCAQYADRLVAVGSVDVLQEDAPKRIREWVGRGLAGLRLFTGGSTKEFDPSELDDPRSFPAWELCAELALPMCIQTGPIGLPQVTALARRFPTVPIILDHLGRPEVADGSPYANAQSLFELASLDNIYLKLTPRIFGDVKKEKASAETFFPRVVEAFGAQRMAWGSNFPTSPGTLAEILATAQTGLASLSDEDRVWIFGKTAQKLYPTLA from the coding sequence ATGACTTCAATCGTTGATATCCACCCGCACATCATTTCCGACGACGAAGGCGCTTATCCGCCCGCGCCGCTGTTCGGCAAGCGCTCCGAATGGTCGAAGGAGCGCCCGACGACCGTCGAGACGCTGATCGCCGCGATGGACGACGCCGGCGTCGCGAAGGCCGCCGTGGTCCATTCGTCGACCACTTACGGCTTCGATAACAGCTACGTGGTCGACGGCTGCGCGCAATATGCGGATCGTCTCGTGGCGGTCGGCTCGGTGGATGTGCTGCAAGAGGATGCGCCGAAACGTATCCGCGAATGGGTCGGACGCGGTCTCGCGGGCCTGCGTCTCTTCACGGGCGGCAGCACGAAGGAGTTCGACCCGAGCGAACTCGACGATCCGCGTTCGTTCCCGGCATGGGAACTGTGCGCGGAACTCGCCCTGCCGATGTGCATCCAGACGGGCCCGATCGGACTGCCGCAGGTGACCGCGCTCGCGCGGCGCTTCCCGACTGTGCCGATCATCCTCGATCACCTGGGCCGCCCCGAAGTCGCCGATGGCTCGCCTTACGCGAACGCTCAAAGCCTGTTCGAGCTGGCATCACTCGATAACATCTACCTGAAGCTCACGCCGCGCATTTTCGGCGACGTGAAGAAGGAAAAGGCGAGCGCCGAGACGTTCTTTCCGCGCGTGGTCGAGGCCTTCGGCGCGCAACGGATGGCTTGGGGCTCGAACTTCCCCACGTCGCCGGGAACGCTCGCCGAGATTCTCGCGACCGCTCAGACAGGTCTCGCGAGCCTGAGCGACGAAGATCGTGTATGGATCTTCGGCAAGACCGCGCAAAAGCTGTATCCGACGCTGGCCTGA
- a CDS encoding MFS transporter → METNKSGRPGIASRWATLALLAIGVLVSFIDRTSISSTLADAGFIRHFALTDIDRGWINSAFFWSYGLFQVPMGWVADRYGVKWPYAISFALWCIATALMGAVTALASLVVMRLIIGMAEAIVIPASYRWIRNNFDESQNGLAVGILAMGNKFGPALGAPVGAWFIVNYSWQVMFIATGLVGLIWLAPWLLVVRNDLPSKAELTASNRSARTVSLASILASPVVWGGMITNFCYGYFTFYCMTWMPAYLVEQRNLSISRSGLFTFFSFAGIAIVAALAGWAADRVIARGRNPIRVRKAFTVAGFIGGCTVLLGAYAHTVEMALFWNVLSLSLLGFVTANNLVLSRLTLIPKQAIGLVTGVQQVATSLAGGIAASLSGWLLHVSGSYDLPMMVILGFLLIGATATLILYRPEWAPKVTGSHGSLRQA, encoded by the coding sequence ATGGAGACAAACAAATCTGGGCGACCAGGCATCGCGAGCCGTTGGGCGACACTCGCGCTCCTTGCGATCGGCGTGTTGGTTTCCTTTATCGATCGCACCAGCATTTCTTCGACGCTGGCCGACGCGGGCTTCATCCGGCATTTCGCGCTGACGGATATCGATCGCGGCTGGATCAACTCGGCCTTCTTCTGGTCGTACGGTCTGTTCCAGGTGCCGATGGGCTGGGTCGCCGACCGCTATGGCGTGAAGTGGCCGTACGCGATCAGCTTCGCGTTGTGGTGCATCGCGACGGCGCTGATGGGCGCGGTGACGGCGCTCGCGAGTCTCGTCGTGATGCGTCTGATCATCGGCATGGCGGAAGCCATCGTGATTCCCGCGAGCTACCGCTGGATTCGCAACAACTTCGACGAAAGCCAGAACGGCCTCGCGGTCGGCATCCTGGCAATGGGCAACAAGTTCGGCCCGGCGCTCGGCGCGCCCGTCGGAGCCTGGTTCATCGTCAACTACTCGTGGCAGGTCATGTTCATCGCGACGGGCCTTGTCGGATTGATCTGGCTCGCGCCCTGGCTGCTGGTGGTGCGCAACGATCTGCCGTCGAAGGCCGAACTCACGGCGAGCAATCGCAGCGCCCGCACCGTGAGCCTCGCGAGCATCCTGGCGAGCCCCGTCGTGTGGGGCGGCATGATCACCAACTTCTGCTACGGCTATTTCACGTTCTACTGCATGACGTGGATGCCCGCCTATCTGGTCGAGCAACGCAACCTGTCGATCTCGCGCTCCGGGCTGTTCACGTTCTTCAGCTTCGCGGGCATCGCTATCGTCGCGGCGCTCGCCGGATGGGCCGCAGACCGCGTCATCGCGCGAGGGCGCAATCCGATTCGCGTGCGCAAGGCATTCACGGTGGCGGGCTTTATCGGCGGATGCACGGTGTTGCTCGGCGCGTATGCGCATACCGTCGAAATGGCGCTGTTCTGGAACGTGCTGTCGCTCTCGCTGCTTGGCTTTGTCACCGCGAACAACCTCGTGCTGTCGCGCCTGACGCTGATTCCGAAGCAGGCCATCGGCCTCGTCACGGGCGTGCAGCAGGTTGCCACGAGTCTCGCGGGCGGCATCGCGGCGAGCCTGTCGGGATGGCTGCTGCATGTCAGCGGAAGTTATGACCTACCGATGATGGTGATCCTCGGCTTCCTGCTGATAGGCGCGACGGCCACGCTGATTCTGTACCGCCCCGAATGGGCGCCCAAGGTCACCGGGTCGCACGGTTCGCTGCGGCAAGCCTGA